From a region of the Anaerolineae bacterium genome:
- the yjgA gene encoding ribosome biogenesis factor YjgA, producing MDTDYKSRTRKKNEDRALQRLGEQLVALPFVRLKTMDLPDELLAAIELACKIKSHGARRRQIQHIGALMRHIDPQPVKNALERIRAGNSRE from the coding sequence ATGGATACGGATTATAAAAGCAGAACCCGGAAAAAAAATGAAGACCGAGCCCTGCAGCGCCTGGGCGAACAGTTGGTTGCCCTGCCGTTTGTCCGGCTTAAGACCATGGATCTGCCGGATGAGCTTCTGGCGGCCATCGAATTAGCATGTAAAATAAAGAGCCATGGCGCCCGGCGCAGGCAGATTCAGCACATCGGCGCCCTCATGCGGCATATCGACCCCCAACCCGTCAAAAACGCCCTCGAGCGCATCCGCGCGGGAAACTCACGGGAATAA